The following coding sequences lie in one Pseudoalteromonas sp. Scap06 genomic window:
- a CDS encoding FliA/WhiG family RNA polymerase sigma factor, with product MMLQEEWGELITEPPVTFTPQKETQLLSQYAYLVNRAAAHMRTQVGIIVDSDDIYQIGIIALLSSIRRYGRDLDEKFAAFAFKRIRGAMLDEFRRVDWRPRQLRQQSHQLRDMSRSLQKKLGRDATDTEMCEALGISHKELIQLHYSEQAEAFDSLEALLEANPNLALTCAHTHEKEETAATLKVAMSKLNTREKLLLQLYYMHEMNMKEIALTLDLTEARVCQLHKQALEALTQTLQKI from the coding sequence ATGATGCTGCAAGAAGAGTGGGGTGAGTTAATAACAGAACCACCAGTCACCTTTACACCACAAAAAGAGACGCAACTATTATCGCAGTACGCTTACTTGGTTAATCGGGCGGCTGCACACATGCGCACTCAAGTGGGCATTATTGTCGATAGTGATGATATTTACCAAATAGGCATTATTGCGCTGCTTTCGTCTATTCGTCGCTATGGCCGGGATTTAGATGAGAAATTTGCTGCATTTGCGTTTAAGCGTATTCGTGGTGCTATGTTAGATGAATTTAGGCGTGTCGATTGGCGCCCTCGCCAGTTGCGGCAGCAGTCTCATCAGCTTCGTGATATGAGCCGTTCATTGCAAAAAAAGCTTGGTCGTGATGCAACAGACACCGAAATGTGTGAGGCGTTAGGGATTAGCCATAAAGAGCTTATTCAGCTGCATTACAGTGAGCAAGCTGAAGCATTTGATAGCCTTGAAGCGCTATTGGAGGCTAATCCTAACTTAGCACTTACCTGTGCACATACACACGAAAAAGAAGAGACAGCAGCCACCCTCAAAGTGGCGATGAGCAAACTAAATACCCGAGAAAAGCTGCTCTTACAATTATATTACATGCACGAAATGAATATGAAAGAAATAGCATTAACGCTCGATTTAACCGAGGCACGTGTTTGCCAACTTCATAAACAAGCACTTGAAGCGCTCACACAAACGCTTCAAAAAATCTAA
- a CDS encoding flagellar basal body-associated FliL family protein produces the protein MKKIIIALTVIVLIASAFFAGQFFNGSDSSEEGPQADITKVEYHQMERFIISVSEGSVARYLVLDLVLVTSPSIFNTGTEAMEPLVRNVLVKQFANMSHSQVKEAFKDIDAIQKDLLEQFNVVLANAVSVRLDNVLVTNVFIQ, from the coding sequence GTGAAAAAAATAATAATAGCCCTAACTGTAATTGTACTTATTGCGTCTGCATTTTTTGCGGGACAGTTTTTTAACGGCAGTGACTCATCAGAAGAAGGCCCGCAAGCCGATATAACAAAGGTTGAATATCATCAAATGGAGCGCTTCATTATAAGCGTATCAGAAGGGTCAGTTGCGCGTTATTTAGTGCTCGACTTAGTACTTGTAACTTCGCCGTCTATTTTCAATACAGGGACAGAAGCGATGGAGCCGCTAGTGAGAAATGTACTCGTAAAACAGTTTGCTAATATGAGCCACAGCCAAGTAAAAGAAGCTTTTAAAGATATCGATGCAATTCAAAAAGATTTACTCGAGCAGTTTAATGTGGTTTTAGCAAATGCGGTTTCAGTTCGATTAGATAACGTACTCGTTACGAACGTCTTCATTCAATAG
- the motA gene encoding flagellar motor stator protein MotA → MQRVIGLIVVLATVLGGFAFAGGNIATMWQPYEFLIIFGAGLGALIVGNSKYVLTEMLSQLKYQFISGKGTDTSELYHDLLLVIYSLLDLARVKGIKGLDEHVENPETSSIFLAYPKVYEFPQLVTFICDNLRLFSMGKINSHDFDAMLEQEIYTIEEQRLKPSHSLANIAEAMPGFGILAAVGGIIITMQHLDGPLSEIGYHVAAALVGTFIGIFACYCLIAPLASAMEQYVKKQVAMFECVRAMLVAHAKGHVPIVATDSGRKLINEEIKPTFTTMEEWITNKAA, encoded by the coding sequence ATGCAAAGAGTTATAGGTTTAATAGTAGTACTTGCAACAGTATTAGGTGGTTTTGCGTTTGCGGGCGGCAACATCGCCACTATGTGGCAGCCATACGAGTTTTTAATTATTTTTGGCGCAGGCTTAGGGGCGCTAATTGTGGGTAATTCAAAATATGTACTGACAGAAATGTTATCGCAATTAAAGTATCAATTTATTAGTGGTAAAGGAACCGATACGTCTGAGCTTTACCATGACTTACTACTGGTTATTTACTCTTTATTAGATTTAGCCAGAGTGAAAGGTATAAAGGGATTGGATGAGCATGTTGAAAACCCAGAAACTAGTTCTATTTTTCTTGCTTACCCAAAGGTGTATGAGTTCCCTCAGCTAGTAACTTTTATTTGCGATAACTTGCGTTTATTTAGTATGGGAAAAATCAACTCGCATGACTTTGATGCCATGTTAGAGCAAGAGATTTACACCATTGAAGAACAGCGTCTTAAGCCTTCTCATTCACTGGCTAATATAGCTGAAGCTATGCCTGGTTTTGGTATTTTAGCAGCGGTTGGCGGCATTATTATTACTATGCAGCACCTTGATGGACCTTTAAGTGAAATTGGCTACCATGTAGCCGCGGCGTTGGTGGGTACTTTTATTGGTATTTTTGCTTGTTACTGTTTAATTGCACCGCTTGCCTCAGCGATGGAGCAGTATGTAAAAAAACAAGTGGCGATGTTTGAGTGTGTGCGTGCCATGTTAGTGGCGCATGCTAAAGGGCATGTGCCTATTGTGGCGACTGACTCAGGCAGAAAATTAATTAATGAAGAAATTAAACCGACCTTTACCACCATGGAAGAGTGGATCACTAACAAGGCGGCTTAA